One genomic segment of Mus pahari chromosome 4, PAHARI_EIJ_v1.1, whole genome shotgun sequence includes these proteins:
- the Psmd4 gene encoding 26S proteasome non-ATPase regulatory subunit 4, whose product MVLESTMVCVDNSEYMRNGDFLPTRLQAQQDAVNIVCHSKTRSNPENNVGLITLANDCEVLTTLTPDTGRILSKLHTVQPKGKITFCTGIRVAHLALKHRQGKNHKMRIIAFVGSPVEDNEKDVSPQTACQAEPPFGNVLKYLELGGGVRHVIWGKALRVSMEEQRQRQEEEARRAAAASAAEAGIATPGTEGERDSDDALLKMTISQQEFGRPGLPDLSSMTEEEQIAYAMQMSLQGTEFSQESTDMDASSAMDTSDPVKEEDDYDVMQDPEFLQSVLENLPGVDPNNAAIRSVMGALASQATKDGKNDKNDKKEEEKK is encoded by the exons ATGGTGTTGGAGAGCACTATGGTTTG TGTGGACAACAGTGAGTACATGCGGAACGGAGACTTCCTTCCCACCCGACTGCAGGCCCAGCAGGATGCTGTCAACATTGTATGTCACTCCAAGACTCGAAGCAACCCTGAGAATAACGTGGGCCTGATCACACTGGCCAA TGACTGTGAGGTGCTGACCACACTCACCCCGGACACTGGCCGCATCCTCTCCAAGCTCCACACTGTCCAACCCAAAGGCAAGATCACCTTCTGCACTGGCATCCGCGTGGCCCAT ttggcTCTGAAGCACCGGCAGGGCAAGAATCACAAGATGCGCATCATCGCCTTTGTGGGTAGCCCCGTGGAGGACAACGAGAAGGATGTGAGTCCACAGACAGCCTGCCAGGCAGAGCCTCCATTTGGAAATGTCTTGAAGTACTTAGAACTGGGCGGAGGTGTTAGGCATGTCATCTGGGGAAAG GCCCTTCGTGTGTCTATGGAAgagcagcggcagcggcaggaggaggaggcacgGCGGGCTGCTGCGGCCTCTGCAGCTGAAGCTGGAATTGCTACACCTGGGACTGAAGGTGAAAGAG ACTCGGATGACGCCCTACTGAAGATGACCATCAGCCAGCAGGAGTTTGGCCGTCCTGGACTTCCGGACCTAAGCAGTATGACTGAGGAAGAGCAGATTGCCTATGCCATGCAGATGTCCCTGCAGGGAACAG AGTTTAGCCAAGAATCCACTGACATGGATGCCAGCTCAGCCATGGACACATCTGATCCAGTCAAG GAGGAGGATGACTATGACGTGATGCAGGACCCGGAGTTCCTTCAGAGCGTCCTAGAGAACCTTCCAGGTGTGGATCCCAACAATGCAGCCATTCGAAGTGTCATGGGGGCTCTGGCCTCCCAGGCCACCAAGGATGGCAAGAATGACAAGAAtgacaagaaagaggaagagaagaagtga